One segment of Stappia sp. 28M-7 DNA contains the following:
- the rfbC gene encoding dTDP-4-dehydrorhamnose 3,5-epimerase yields MSLDVTSLEIPEVKIIRPRKFGDHRGFFSEVYNKKAFADAGIDLDFIQDNHSYSAEAGTLRGLHYQGGEFAQDKLVRCVRGRILDVAVDIRKSSPTFGKWVSAEISAAEWNQILVPVGFAHAILTLEPDTEIIYKVTGYYAPTHDFGIRWNDPDLGIDWGIAEDKVILSDKDRVQPFFKDVIHWF; encoded by the coding sequence ATGTCGCTTGACGTTACCAGCCTCGAAATTCCCGAAGTAAAGATTATTCGGCCGAGGAAATTCGGCGATCATCGCGGGTTCTTTTCGGAAGTCTACAACAAGAAGGCTTTCGCGGACGCCGGTATCGATCTCGATTTCATCCAGGACAATCATTCCTACTCGGCGGAAGCGGGGACCCTGCGCGGCCTGCACTACCAGGGCGGCGAGTTTGCCCAGGACAAGCTGGTGCGGTGCGTGCGCGGCCGGATCCTCGACGTTGCCGTCGACATCCGCAAGTCGTCTCCGACCTTCGGAAAATGGGTGTCGGCGGAGATTTCCGCGGCCGAATGGAACCAGATCCTGGTGCCGGTCGGCTTCGCCCACGCCATCCTTACCCTCGAGCCGGATACCGAGATCATCTACAAGGTGACCGGCTACTACGCGCCCACCCACGATTTTGGCATTCGCTGGAACGATCCGGACCTCGGCATCGATTGGGGGATCGCCGAAGACAAGGTGATCCTGTCCGACAAGGACCGGGTGCAGCCGTTCTTCAAGGATGTAATCCACTGGTTCTGA
- the cysD gene encoding sulfate adenylyltransferase subunit CysD, producing the protein MSNRGSHLRRLEAQSIEIIREVVAEMSRPVMLYSIGKDSSVMLHLARKAFYPAPPPFPLLHIDTTWKFREMIAFRDRMAAEAGMELLTHSNQQGLADGINPFDHGSSYYTQVMKTDALKQALSHYGFDAAFGGARRDEEKSRSKERVFSFRTSSHGWDPKNQRPELWSIFNTRVRPGESLRVFPLSNWTELDIWQYIRSENIPIVPLYYAAERPVVERDGMLVMVDDERLPLRPGEVPQMRQVRFRTLGCYPLTAAIESPATTLDEIVTEMLIARTSERSGRLIDHDEAASMEKKKREGYF; encoded by the coding sequence GTGTCCAACCGGGGAAGCCATCTGCGCCGTCTGGAGGCGCAATCCATCGAGATCATCCGAGAGGTCGTCGCCGAGATGTCGCGACCGGTGATGCTCTATTCGATCGGCAAGGATTCGAGCGTCATGCTCCATCTGGCGCGCAAGGCGTTCTACCCTGCGCCGCCGCCGTTTCCGCTGCTCCACATCGACACGACCTGGAAGTTCCGCGAGATGATCGCGTTCCGCGACCGGATGGCGGCGGAAGCGGGCATGGAACTGCTGACCCACAGCAACCAGCAGGGACTGGCCGACGGCATCAACCCGTTCGACCATGGCTCGTCCTACTACACCCAGGTGATGAAGACCGACGCGCTGAAGCAGGCGCTGTCGCATTACGGCTTCGACGCGGCCTTCGGCGGTGCGCGGCGCGACGAGGAGAAGTCGCGCTCCAAGGAACGGGTGTTCTCCTTCCGCACCTCCTCGCACGGCTGGGATCCCAAGAACCAGCGCCCGGAGTTGTGGTCGATCTTCAACACGCGGGTGCGCCCGGGGGAATCGCTGCGCGTCTTCCCCCTGTCCAACTGGACCGAGCTCGACATCTGGCAGTACATCCGCTCCGAGAACATCCCCATCGTGCCGCTCTACTACGCGGCCGAGCGCCCGGTCGTGGAGCGCGACGGCATGCTGGTGATGGTGGACGACGAGCGCCTGCCGCTGCGCCCCGGCGAGGTGCCGCAGATGCGCCAGGTGCGGTTCCGCACCCTCGGCTGCTACCCGCTGACGGCGGCGATCGAGTCGCCCGCCACCACCCTCGACGAAATCGTCACCGAGATGCTGATCGCCCGCACGTCGGAGCGCTCCGGCCGGCTGATCGACCACGACGAGGCGGCGTCGATGGAAAAGAAGAAGCGCGAAGGCTATTTCTGA
- a CDS encoding ABC transporter ATP-binding protein, with protein sequence MIRFQNVFKFYRTQKTLKIVLDHISFRLDKGVSYGIMGINGAGKSTLMRLIAGTEMPNSGRIVRESRVSWPLGFAGGLHPALTGRENIQFVARVYRQDIRKAVRFVEDFSELGPFIDAPFGTYSSGMQQRLAFGLSMAIDFECYLIDEVMAVGDSRFQQRCRDEFNKRKQYSDMIMISHSIELVQMYCDRGIVLADGKMYFFDSVSDAVEMYKQLNM encoded by the coding sequence ATGATCAGGTTCCAGAACGTCTTCAAGTTCTACCGCACGCAGAAGACGCTCAAGATCGTGCTGGACCACATCAGCTTCCGGCTGGACAAGGGCGTCAGCTACGGGATCATGGGCATCAACGGCGCGGGCAAGTCGACCTTGATGCGGCTGATCGCCGGCACGGAGATGCCCAACAGCGGGCGCATCGTGCGCGAGTCGCGCGTGTCCTGGCCGCTCGGCTTCGCCGGCGGCCTGCATCCGGCTCTGACCGGCCGGGAGAACATCCAGTTCGTCGCCCGCGTCTACCGGCAGGACATCCGCAAGGCGGTGCGCTTCGTGGAGGACTTTTCCGAGCTCGGCCCCTTCATCGACGCGCCCTTCGGCACCTATTCCTCCGGCATGCAGCAGCGCCTCGCCTTCGGCCTGTCGATGGCGATCGACTTCGAATGCTACCTGATCGACGAGGTGATGGCGGTCGGCGACTCCCGCTTCCAGCAGCGTTGCCGGGACGAATTCAACAAGCGCAAGCAATATTCGGATATGATCATGATCTCGCACAGCATCGAGCTTGTGCAGATGTATTGCGACCGTGGCATCGTGCTGGCCGATGGAAAGATGTATTTCTTCGATTCGGTCTCGGATGCGGTCGAGATGTACAAGCAGTTGAACATGTAG
- a CDS encoding ABC transporter ATP-binding protein, whose translation MTGFVDLNNIRLAYGGGDGTLALDGLTMAVQKGEFAAVVGPSGCGKSTLMKLATGLIRPQAGTVEVAGKEVDGPVSVAGMAFQNPSMLPWRTTLKNVMLPLEIVQPHRRRLKSEYESYVARAENLLEIVGLKGFGDKFPWQLSGGMQQRANLCRALIHDPALLMLDEPFGALDAFTREELWQVMRDLHAEKGFTVILVTHDLREAVFLADRVFVMSARPGRIIVEQEVDFPRPRPIDLTYDGGFNDIVHDLRGHIAEARAAA comes from the coding sequence GTGACAGGTTTCGTCGATCTCAACAACATCCGCCTTGCCTATGGCGGGGGCGATGGCACGCTGGCCCTCGACGGCCTGACCATGGCCGTGCAGAAGGGCGAGTTCGCCGCCGTCGTCGGCCCGTCGGGCTGCGGCAAGTCCACCCTGATGAAGCTCGCCACCGGGCTGATCCGCCCGCAGGCCGGTACGGTCGAGGTGGCCGGCAAGGAAGTGGACGGACCCGTTTCCGTTGCCGGCATGGCCTTCCAGAACCCCTCGATGCTGCCCTGGCGCACGACGCTGAAGAACGTCATGCTGCCGCTGGAGATCGTCCAGCCGCACCGCCGGCGCCTGAAGAGCGAATACGAGAGCTACGTCGCCCGGGCCGAGAACCTGCTGGAGATCGTCGGCCTCAAGGGCTTCGGCGACAAGTTTCCCTGGCAGCTGTCGGGCGGCATGCAGCAGCGCGCAAACCTCTGCCGTGCGCTGATCCACGATCCGGCGCTGCTGATGCTGGACGAGCCGTTCGGCGCGCTCGACGCCTTCACCCGCGAGGAGCTGTGGCAGGTGATGCGCGACCTGCATGCGGAAAAGGGCTTCACCGTCATTCTCGTTACCCACGACCTGCGCGAGGCGGTGTTCCTGGCCGACCGCGTCTTCGTGATGAGCGCGCGCCCCGGCCGCATCATCGTCGAGCAGGAAGTCGACTTCCCGCGCCCCCGGCCCATCGACCTGACCTATGACGGGGGCTTCAACGACATCGTCCACGATCTGCGCGGACACATTGCCGAGGCGAGGGCCGCCGCATGA
- the cysN gene encoding sulfate adenylyltransferase subunit CysN encodes MNQAMPSLAGQAVDYLGDHEQKGLLRFLTCGSVDDGKSTLIGRLLHDTKRVFEDQVAALQKDSRKYGTQGEELDFALLVDGLEAEREQGITIDVAYRFFATEARKFIVADTPGHEQYTRNMATGASNSDLAIILIDARKGVLQQTRRHSFIVSLLGIRHVVVAVNKMDLVGYEREVLERIRAEYEAFSQGFGFETLEVIPMSALTGENVTRRSEAMDWHDGPTLLEHLEAVDVAGEDRLGPFRMPVQWVNRPNLDFRGYAGTVVSGAIRPGDKVAVAASGRVATVARIATMGGDLDEAVAGDAVTITLQEEVDISRGDVLSTPESRPEVSDRLSAHVIWMGDQGLRTDRNYVIKAGKRSTTGVVARIEHGIDVNSLKHLPASTLALNEIGFCEIHLSAPIAFDPYEVNREMGSFVLIDPLTNQTVGAGLIWASLRKADNIHRQAFDIDRAARARLTGQTPRVLWFTGLSGAGKSTIANLVEQRLHAQGRLTFLLDGDNVRHGLNRDLGFSEADRVENIRRVGEVSRLFTEAGVITLVSFISPFRSDRQMARDLFAPGEFVEIHVHAPLEVAETRDPKGLYRKARAGEISNFTGIDSPYEAPDSAELVLDTVSRSAEDLADEVIRYLGL; translated from the coding sequence ATGAACCAGGCAATGCCTTCTCTCGCCGGTCAGGCGGTCGACTATCTCGGCGATCATGAACAAAAGGGGCTGCTGCGCTTTCTCACCTGCGGCAGCGTCGACGATGGCAAGTCCACGCTGATCGGACGCCTGCTGCACGACACCAAGCGGGTGTTCGAGGACCAGGTGGCGGCCCTGCAGAAGGACTCGCGCAAATACGGCACGCAGGGCGAGGAACTCGACTTCGCGCTGCTGGTCGATGGCCTGGAGGCCGAGCGCGAGCAGGGCATCACCATCGATGTCGCCTATCGCTTCTTCGCCACCGAGGCGCGCAAGTTCATCGTCGCCGACACGCCCGGCCACGAGCAGTACACCCGCAACATGGCGACGGGCGCCTCCAACTCGGATCTGGCGATCATCCTGATCGACGCGCGCAAGGGCGTGCTGCAGCAGACCCGCCGCCACTCCTTCATCGTCTCGCTGCTGGGCATCCGCCACGTGGTGGTGGCCGTCAACAAGATGGATCTGGTCGGCTACGAGCGCGAAGTGCTGGAGCGGATCCGCGCGGAGTACGAGGCGTTCTCGCAAGGCTTCGGCTTCGAGACGCTGGAAGTGATCCCGATGTCGGCGCTGACCGGCGAGAACGTCACCCGCCGCAGCGAGGCGATGGACTGGCACGACGGTCCGACCCTGCTGGAGCATCTGGAAGCGGTGGATGTCGCCGGCGAGGATCGCCTGGGTCCGTTCCGCATGCCGGTGCAGTGGGTGAACCGCCCGAATCTCGACTTCCGCGGCTATGCCGGCACTGTCGTCAGCGGCGCGATCCGCCCCGGCGACAAGGTGGCGGTAGCCGCGTCCGGGCGCGTTGCCACGGTGGCCCGCATTGCCACGATGGGGGGCGACCTGGACGAGGCGGTGGCGGGCGATGCGGTGACCATCACCCTGCAGGAAGAGGTCGACATCTCGCGCGGCGACGTGCTGAGCACGCCGGAAAGCCGACCGGAGGTCTCCGACCGCCTGAGCGCCCACGTGATCTGGATGGGCGACCAGGGGCTGCGCACCGACCGCAACTACGTGATCAAGGCTGGCAAGCGCAGCACCACCGGCGTGGTGGCGCGCATCGAGCACGGCATCGACGTCAATTCGCTGAAGCATCTGCCGGCGAGCACGCTGGCGCTGAACGAGATCGGCTTTTGCGAGATCCACCTGAGCGCGCCCATCGCCTTCGACCCCTACGAGGTCAATCGCGAGATGGGCTCCTTCGTGCTGATCGACCCGCTGACCAACCAGACGGTCGGCGCGGGCCTGATCTGGGCAAGTCTCAGGAAGGCGGACAACATCCACCGCCAGGCCTTCGACATCGACCGGGCGGCCCGCGCAAGGCTGACCGGGCAGACGCCGCGGGTGCTCTGGTTCACCGGCCTGTCGGGCGCCGGCAAGTCGACCATCGCCAACCTTGTCGAGCAGCGGCTGCACGCGCAGGGACGGCTGACCTTCCTGCTGGACGGTGACAATGTGCGCCACGGGCTCAACCGCGACCTCGGCTTCTCCGAGGCCGACCGGGTGGAGAACATCCGGCGGGTGGGTGAGGTCTCGCGCCTGTTCACGGAAGCGGGCGTGATCACGCTGGTGTCGTTCATCTCGCCGTTCCGCTCGGACCGGCAGATGGCGCGCGACCTGTTCGCGCCGGGCGAGTTCGTCGAGATCCATGTCCATGCACCGCTGGAAGTGGCCGAGACGCGCGATCCCAAGGGGCTCTACCGCAAGGCGCGGGCAGGCGAGATCAGCAATTTCACCGGCATCGACAGCCCCTACGAGGCGCCGGACAGCGCCGAACTGGTGCTCGACACGGTGTCGCGGTCGGCCGAGGACCTGGCCGACGAGGTGATCCGCTATCTCGGGCTCTAA
- a CDS encoding class I SAM-dependent methyltransferase, producing the protein MSFLYVLKRRIQRNLPKPLQRKLQEAIYFALYRLSPARHQNFFNSGFSPAEAPWTELAPFDREPLQSTLYDKVLWEFTRDLAANQGGEWGDILDIGCGLGGGVQVAHHRFPQARITGVDVNSSAVSVCRKRLQHIPSIRILQGNARDLPLADGSFDMIFSVGAASYVGMDAFTKEATRVLRPGGVLSFSVGYTDKAFADQRKIVDELCEKNGLDVHKVVDITENVFAAIAEDVPRRRELIERVPWPFRDYASDWADMPGTMRYQEYVDGRRLDYAVCCVKR; encoded by the coding sequence ATGTCGTTCCTTTATGTCCTGAAGCGCCGCATCCAGCGGAACCTGCCCAAGCCGCTCCAGCGCAAACTTCAGGAGGCGATCTATTTCGCGCTCTACCGGCTGTCGCCGGCCCGCCACCAGAACTTCTTCAACAGTGGTTTCTCGCCGGCTGAGGCACCGTGGACGGAGCTTGCCCCCTTCGACCGCGAGCCGCTGCAGTCGACGCTCTACGACAAGGTGCTGTGGGAGTTCACCCGGGACCTTGCCGCCAACCAGGGCGGGGAGTGGGGCGACATCCTCGACATCGGCTGCGGCCTCGGCGGCGGCGTGCAGGTGGCCCATCACCGCTTCCCGCAGGCGCGGATCACCGGCGTCGACGTCAATTCCAGCGCGGTAAGCGTCTGCCGCAAGCGCCTGCAGCACATCCCCTCGATCCGCATCCTGCAGGGCAATGCCCGCGACCTGCCGCTGGCCGACGGCTCCTTCGACATGATCTTCAGCGTCGGCGCGGCGAGCTATGTCGGCATGGACGCCTTCACGAAGGAAGCAACGCGCGTGCTGCGCCCCGGCGGCGTCCTGAGCTTCTCGGTCGGCTACACGGACAAGGCCTTCGCCGACCAGCGCAAGATCGTCGACGAGCTCTGCGAGAAGAACGGGCTCGACGTGCACAAGGTGGTCGACATCACCGAGAACGTCTTTGCGGCCATCGCCGAGGACGTGCCGCGCCGCCGCGAGCTGATCGAGCGGGTGCCCTGGCCGTTCCGCGACTATGCGAGCGACTGGGCCGACATGCCCGGCACCATGCGCTACCAGGAATATGTCGACGGCCGCCGCCTCGACTACGCGGTCTGCTGCGTCAAGCGCTGA
- a CDS encoding ABC transporter substrate-binding protein — MRRLFGIAFALTLAAPAAMAETEIKFTLDWKFEAPAAPFFIAQDKGYFAEEGLSVTIDTGAGSRESIPRVATGAYQMGFGDINALIKLLDEQPDLKVKAVMMAYERPPFAVIGRKSLGVTEDPKSLEGKKLGAPPPDAAFGQWPAFVDVAGLDTSGMTIENVGFPVREPMLAQGQVDAIFGFSFSSVINLKSQGVPVDDIATILMAENGLDLYGNVVMVNTDFAESNPEAVKGFVKALVRGFLDTIADPEASVPYVLKRNEVLDQATETDRILMAVDGSIATPAVKANGFGGVDMAKLAKSMEYLKTSMGVSDTPPAPERVFDPSYLPPVEERMIK, encoded by the coding sequence ATGCGCAGACTGTTTGGCATTGCCTTCGCCCTGACGCTGGCCGCTCCGGCCGCGATGGCGGAAACCGAGATCAAGTTTACCCTCGACTGGAAGTTCGAGGCCCCGGCCGCTCCCTTCTTCATCGCCCAGGACAAGGGCTATTTCGCCGAGGAAGGCCTCTCCGTCACCATCGACACGGGCGCGGGCTCGCGCGAATCGATCCCGCGGGTCGCCACCGGCGCCTACCAGATGGGCTTCGGCGACATCAACGCGCTGATCAAGCTGCTGGACGAGCAGCCGGACCTGAAGGTCAAGGCCGTGATGATGGCCTACGAGCGCCCGCCCTTCGCGGTGATCGGCCGCAAGAGCCTCGGCGTCACCGAGGACCCGAAGTCCCTGGAAGGCAAGAAGCTCGGCGCCCCGCCGCCGGATGCCGCCTTCGGCCAGTGGCCGGCCTTTGTCGATGTCGCCGGGCTCGATACGTCCGGCATGACCATCGAGAATGTCGGCTTCCCGGTGCGCGAGCCGATGCTGGCCCAGGGCCAGGTCGACGCGATCTTCGGCTTCTCCTTCTCCTCGGTGATCAACCTGAAGTCGCAGGGTGTCCCGGTCGACGACATCGCCACCATCCTGATGGCGGAAAACGGCCTCGACCTCTACGGCAACGTGGTGATGGTCAACACCGACTTCGCCGAGAGCAATCCGGAGGCGGTGAAGGGCTTCGTCAAGGCGCTGGTGCGCGGCTTCCTCGATACGATCGCCGACCCGGAGGCCTCCGTGCCTTACGTGCTGAAGCGCAACGAGGTGCTGGACCAGGCGACCGAGACCGACCGCATCCTGATGGCCGTGGACGGCTCCATCGCCACCCCGGCGGTGAAGGCCAACGGCTTCGGCGGCGTCGACATGGCCAAGCTCGCCAAGTCGATGGAATACCTGAAGACCTCCATGGGCGTGAGCGACACCCCGCCGGCGCCGGAGCGGGTGTTCGACCCCTCCTACCTGCCGCCGGTCGAGGAGCGCATGATCAAGTAA
- a CDS encoding NAD(P)/FAD-dependent oxidoreductase, whose amino-acid sequence MDVETVVIGAGAVGLAIARELALRGQEVMVLEEHPIIGSQTSARNSEVIHAGIYYPAGSLKARACLAGRELLYRFCDEHGVPHRRLGKLIVATSPEQVETLSDIRARAEANGVDDLAFLSRADALALEPHLACEGALLSPSTGIVDSHGFMLALQGGLEARGGQVVCGSKVTGLAALGDGYRLTVEDGAEGFALTCRNLVISAGHGAPSLAALLSGTQPPTAYFARGCYFSITGRAPFSRLIYPVPEPGGLGVHLTLDMGGQARFGPDVEWIDSLDYTVDPRRADGFYAEIRKYWPELADGSLRPDYSGVRPKISGPGEPAADFRIDGPREHGHRGLVALYGIESPGLTSALALAGLAADRLGE is encoded by the coding sequence ATGGATGTCGAGACGGTGGTGATCGGCGCCGGCGCGGTCGGCCTTGCCATTGCCCGCGAACTGGCTCTGCGCGGCCAGGAGGTGATGGTGCTCGAGGAGCATCCGATCATCGGCTCGCAGACCAGCGCCCGCAACAGCGAGGTGATCCACGCCGGCATCTATTATCCGGCCGGCAGTCTCAAGGCGCGCGCCTGTCTTGCCGGGCGCGAGCTGCTCTACCGCTTCTGCGACGAGCACGGGGTTCCGCACCGCCGCCTCGGCAAGCTGATCGTCGCGACCTCGCCCGAGCAGGTCGAGACGCTTTCGGACATTCGCGCCCGGGCCGAGGCGAACGGCGTCGACGACCTTGCATTCCTGTCGCGCGCCGACGCTCTGGCCTTGGAGCCGCACCTTGCCTGCGAGGGCGCCCTGCTCTCCCCGTCCACCGGCATCGTCGACAGCCACGGCTTCATGCTGGCCCTGCAGGGCGGGCTGGAGGCGCGCGGCGGCCAGGTGGTCTGCGGGTCAAAGGTCACGGGTCTTGCCGCCCTCGGCGACGGCTACCGGCTGACGGTCGAGGACGGCGCCGAGGGTTTTGCCCTCACCTGCCGCAATCTCGTCATCTCCGCCGGCCACGGCGCGCCCTCGCTTGCCGCCCTCCTGTCCGGCACGCAGCCGCCGACGGCCTATTTCGCGCGCGGCTGCTACTTCTCCATCACCGGCCGCGCGCCCTTCTCGCGGCTGATCTATCCGGTGCCCGAGCCCGGCGGGCTCGGCGTCCACCTGACGCTCGACATGGGCGGCCAGGCCCGCTTCGGTCCCGACGTGGAATGGATCGACAGCCTCGACTACACGGTGGATCCGCGCCGGGCGGACGGCTTCTATGCCGAGATCCGCAAGTACTGGCCGGAGCTTGCCGACGGCTCGCTGCGCCCCGACTACAGCGGCGTCCGGCCGAAGATCTCCGGCCCCGGCGAGCCGGCGGCCGATTTTCGCATCGACGGACCTCGCGAGCACGGCCATCGCGGCCTCGTCGCGCTCTACGGCATCGAGTCGCCCGGCCTGACCTCGGCGCTGGCGCTTGCCGGGCTCGCCGCCGATCGCCTGGGGGAATAG
- a CDS encoding ABC transporter permease: MTNDRWIKAAPWLWTIGLFVVWEAACKGFDIAVFILPAPTDIWAAIVKYWSPIWKNSLQTLFTTTVGFLLAVAGGLALGLAIGWSRAIYAGLYPLMIGFNSVPKVAVVPILVIWFGIGTVPAVLTAFLIAFFPIVVNVATGLATIEPEMEDVLRALGAKKMDIMLKVGIPRSMPYFFGSLKIAITLAFVGSVISETVAANAGIGHMMLAAQSQFNVPLVWAGLVALAVLGIVMYAAMAWLEMRMTGWAHRSGRQ; the protein is encoded by the coding sequence ATGACCAACGATCGCTGGATCAAGGCCGCCCCCTGGCTGTGGACCATCGGCCTGTTCGTCGTCTGGGAGGCGGCGTGCAAGGGCTTCGACATCGCCGTCTTCATCCTGCCGGCGCCGACCGACATCTGGGCCGCCATCGTCAAGTACTGGTCGCCGATCTGGAAGAACTCGCTGCAGACGCTGTTCACCACGACCGTCGGCTTCCTGCTGGCGGTGGCCGGCGGACTGGCGCTGGGGCTGGCCATCGGCTGGAGCCGGGCGATCTATGCGGGCCTCTACCCGCTGATGATCGGCTTCAACTCCGTCCCCAAGGTCGCCGTCGTGCCGATCCTGGTGATCTGGTTCGGCATCGGCACGGTGCCGGCGGTGCTGACCGCCTTCCTGATCGCGTTCTTCCCCATCGTCGTCAACGTGGCGACGGGGCTCGCCACCATCGAACCGGAGATGGAGGACGTGCTGCGGGCGCTGGGCGCGAAGAAGATGGACATCATGCTGAAGGTCGGCATCCCTCGCTCCATGCCCTATTTCTTCGGCTCGCTGAAGATCGCCATCACGCTGGCCTTCGTCGGCTCGGTGATCTCCGAGACCGTGGCGGCGAATGCCGGCATCGGCCACATGATGCTGGCGGCGCAGTCGCAGTTCAACGTGCCGCTGGTCTGGGCGGGCCTCGTTGCGCTCGCCGTGCTCGGCATCGTCATGTATGCGGCGATGGCCTGGCTGGAAATGCGCATGACCGGCTGGGCGCACCGTTCGGGCCGGCAGTAA
- a CDS encoding ABC transporter permease, which produces MTTSFVAALANQKAVLGALILRDMRTRFGRTAIGFVIAVAWPLTHLLAMLGIWVAIGRAVPLGTNNVVFFGTGIMPYILCLYPGRMMMLAIQQNKPMLLFPVVKVIDIILARALLEMITAMCVLLAFCTILYIAGVDFLPNRPEIAIAAIAVTVLYGISVGLLSCVILVLFPMWVAIFILIMIAQWITSGALYLPSMMPHWVLEYIVYNPLYHCISWLRTAYYDGYGGSTVEPMYVVQVSLFILLLGFAAERAVRGKLLMK; this is translated from the coding sequence ATGACGACGTCCTTCGTCGCCGCGCTGGCCAATCAGAAGGCCGTGCTGGGCGCCCTCATCCTGCGCGACATGCGCACCCGGTTCGGGCGCACGGCGATCGGTTTCGTCATCGCGGTCGCGTGGCCGCTCACCCACCTTCTGGCGATGCTCGGCATCTGGGTCGCGATCGGCCGGGCCGTGCCGCTCGGCACCAACAATGTGGTGTTCTTCGGCACCGGCATCATGCCCTACATCCTGTGCCTGTATCCGGGCCGGATGATGATGCTCGCCATCCAGCAAAACAAGCCGATGCTGCTGTTCCCGGTGGTGAAGGTGATCGACATCATCCTGGCGCGCGCCTTGCTGGAGATGATCACCGCGATGTGCGTGCTGCTCGCCTTCTGCACGATCCTCTACATCGCCGGCGTCGACTTCCTGCCGAACCGGCCGGAGATCGCCATCGCCGCCATCGCGGTCACGGTTCTCTACGGCATCTCGGTCGGCCTGCTCAGCTGCGTGATCCTGGTGCTGTTTCCCATGTGGGTGGCGATCTTCATCCTGATCATGATCGCCCAGTGGATCACCTCCGGCGCGCTCTACCTGCCCAGCATGATGCCGCACTGGGTGCTGGAATACATCGTCTACAACCCGCTCTATCACTGCATTTCCTGGCTGCGCACCGCGTATTACGACGGATATGGCGGCAGCACCGTGGAACCCATGTACGTGGTGCAGGTCTCGCTCTTCATCCTGCTGCTGGGCTTTGCGGCGGAGCGGGCCGTTCGCGGAAAGCTCTTGATGAAATGA
- a CDS encoding NAD(P)-dependent oxidoreductase, with protein METVLVTGAGGYIGTTLVPLLLEEGYAVRAVDRFFFGRDLLPEHERLEIVRQDARLIDPALLSGIDHVIDLVAISNDPSGEEFSRETDQINHISRVRTARLAREAGVKRYVLPSSCSLYGFQEPGVIATETTPTNPLTAYARANEMAEHGVLPLASDDFTVVVLRQATVYGYSPRMRFDLAINGMVFGAWKTGKLPLMRDGTQWRPMVHVRDTARAQIFMLSAPADRINGQIFNVGSDENNYQIGPLAQIVADTLPNDVAIEWYGDPDHRSYRVGFDKIEALGFKAELTAVDGVRDVLAALEDGRTDKTTQTITLAWYKELVTWHERIKELELNGGILRI; from the coding sequence ATGGAAACTGTTCTGGTCACAGGCGCGGGCGGCTATATCGGCACGACCCTGGTGCCGTTGCTGCTGGAAGAAGGCTATGCGGTGCGCGCGGTCGACCGCTTCTTCTTCGGCCGAGACCTGTTGCCCGAGCACGAGCGGCTGGAGATCGTCCGCCAGGATGCCCGGCTGATCGACCCGGCGCTGCTGTCCGGCATCGATCACGTGATCGACCTCGTCGCCATCTCCAACGACCCGTCCGGCGAGGAGTTCAGCCGCGAGACCGACCAGATCAACCACATCTCGCGCGTTCGCACCGCCAGGCTCGCCCGCGAGGCCGGCGTCAAGCGCTACGTGCTGCCGTCCTCCTGCAGCCTCTACGGCTTCCAGGAGCCCGGCGTGATCGCCACCGAGACCACCCCGACCAATCCGCTGACCGCCTATGCGCGCGCCAACGAGATGGCCGAACACGGCGTGCTGCCGCTCGCCTCCGACGATTTCACGGTGGTGGTGCTGCGCCAGGCGACGGTCTACGGCTACAGCCCGCGCATGCGCTTCGATCTCGCGATCAACGGCATGGTGTTCGGCGCCTGGAAGACCGGCAAGCTGCCTCTGATGCGCGACGGCACCCAGTGGCGCCCGATGGTGCATGTGCGCGACACGGCCCGTGCCCAGATCTTCATGCTGAGCGCCCCGGCCGACAGGATCAACGGCCAGATCTTCAACGTCGGCTCGGACGAGAACAACTACCAGATCGGCCCGCTGGCACAGATCGTCGCCGACACGCTGCCGAACGATGTCGCCATCGAATGGTACGGAGACCCCGACCACCGTTCCTACCGGGTCGGCTTCGACAAGATCGAGGCGCTCGGCTTCAAGGCCGAACTGACCGCGGTCGACGGTGTGCGCGATGTGCTGGCGGCGCTGGAGGACGGGCGCACCGACAAGACGACCCAGACCATCACGCTCGCCTGGTACAAGGAACTCGTGACCTGGCATGAACGCATCAAGGAGCTCGAGCTCAACGGCGGCATCCTGCGCATCTGA